The genomic window TGTGCCGCTCTGCCAGAGGGAGACGACCAGCGCGAACCGTTCCCGCAGCGGCAGGGCATGCCCGGCCTTGATCCGGCGCATGTACGGGAAGCACAACAGGGAGCCGTCCTGCTCCAGCTGCTGCCGGCATGCTCCGGCGACCGGAATCAACTCCGGCATGCGGCACTGAATCACCCAGTTTTCACGTTTGCGCCCGAACCGGAAGTCGACGCGGGCGCCGGGCGGAATCATGGTCAGGAACGGCGCCGCCGCGCCGGTCAGCTTCAGCTGCTCCCCGCCGCCGGGGGGCGCGATATTCATATAGTCGAGCCCGCCGAGGCAAAGCCCGACATGGACGAACAGCGTCGTCTGGACAAAGGTCTCCGGAGCGGTATACCGCCCCGGATGGACAATTTCGAGCTGCATGATTCGAATTTTATAATAATGATGCCGTATCTGTAATAATGATGCTGAAAAGATAGTTGCAGATTTATAACTTTTCAAGTATACTTTCTGAAAAAGAAAGGTGTTTCATATGTTCTGGCAGGGAATTCTTGTTGCGCTGGTCACCGGTGCGATCTGGTGCGGCGTCGGTGTGGCGTACAGCCGGGCGGCGGAGAAAAAAGAGGGCTTCCATCTGTTTCTCCTTCTGAGCGCACTCTGCTTCCTGCTGACGAGCTGGGGGGCCGAAAGGCCCGGAGCGGCTCCGCTCCGGGAGCTTCTGACGGTTGCCGCACTGATGATTCCTGCCGGGCTCCTGAGCCAGTTCGGATTTCTCGCGCTCTGCGGAGCGATGCGTCGCGGCAGCCACGGCGTCAGCTGGGGGATTGCGCAGTCGGCCATGCTCTGCCCGTTTGCGGCCGGAATCCTGCTGTTCGGGGAAGCCGCGACGCCCTGGCGGCTCGCCGGCATGGCGATTCTGCTCGGCAGCCTCGTGCCGCTCGGCTGGCCCTCCTGCACAAAGCGCGCGGCCGGGCGGGCGCACCGGATCTTTCTGCTGTTCGCGTTTCTCGCCTTTCTGCTGCTCGGCGCGCAGCAGACGCTGACGCTCGTGCCGAACCGGCTGCCCGGACTCGGCCCCGCGGCGCTCAGCTGGCGGATTCCGCTGTTGAGCCTCGGCGGACTTATCTGGATCGTCGTCGTAATCCGCCGTCGAGAGTTCGGTTTCCGGAGCGTCCTGCCGCTCGCGCTGCTGTACGGCGTCCTGGTGGCGGCCGGTCAGTGGACGATGTTCCGGGCGATCGACCTGCTGAGCCACGCCGGTGCGGCGGGAGTCGCTTATCCGGTTGCGATCGGCGGCTGCATTGCGCTGTTCTTTCTCTATGCAAAATGGATTCGCGGGGAGAAGACCGGGGTCACGGGGACTGCCGGAATTCTGCTTGCCGTGCTCGGCATTCTGCTGCTGGCATGTTAAAGGAAAGGAATACGGTTATGGGTATCAGTATCGGGCTTGTCGGCCTCGGCAGTTTCGGCAGTGCGTTCGCGCAGCTGTTCAAGGCGCATCCGCTGGTGGACCGGGTCGCGTTCTGCGACTGCGAGCCGGAACGGATCAGGAAGTTCGCCGAAGATCCGTTCTTCGCCGACAAATTCAATCCGCGCGACGCTTACGGGTCGCTCGACGAAATCTGCGCAAGCGACCTCGATGCGCTCGTCGTCATCACGCAGCCGTGGCTCCATGCGCCTCAGTGCATTCAGGCGATGGAGTCCGGGAAGGAGGTTTACAGCGCGGTACCGCTGACCTGCCTGCCGGACTCGGACGAAGTGCTCGACTGGTGCGGCCGGATCATCGAGACATCGAAGCGGACCGGCAGACACTATATGCTCGGCGAAACCACCTGCTTCCGCCCGCAGGCGATGTTCTGCCGCCGGAAGGCGCTGGCCGGGGAGTTCGGCGACTTCGTCTATGCCGAGGGCGAGTATATGCACGACGTCGACAGCGCATGCAGCCTGCGCGAGGTGATGCGCCGCCGCACCGCCGGCCGGATCGGCAGCGAGTGGCCGGCGAAGGAGGAGCAGTACGCGCGCAGCGGCAAGCTGTCGACGCCGATGAATTACCCGACCCACTCCGTCAGCGGGCCGGTCTTCTGCATGGGAACACGGGCGCGGAAGGTCGCGGCGTTCGGCTGGCGGAACCGTACCGGCGATTCGTATTTCCGCCATGACGAATTCAGCAATGTGACCGCGCTCTTCGAGCTTGCGAACGGCGCTTCGATGCGTGTGGCCGAGATGCGCGAACTTGCCGGGCAGATCAGTCCGCTCGAAAACGAGACGTTCCGGATCATCGGCACGCGCGGATCGTTCTCCGAAAACGTCTGGTATTACAACGGACGCACGGACGAGACCGATGCAATCCGCCCGGAGCAGAGGACCCGCTACACCGATGCGGAGCTTTTCGACCCGCTCCCGCCGGAGGTGCGCGAAGCGTTTCTCACCGTCCAGAACCGTTCGTCCGGCGATCTGCAGAACCGCGACTTCGTGCCGCAGGGTCACGGCGGCTCGCACCCGTACCTCGTCCATGAGTTCGTCACAAGCGTTTACGAGCGCCGCCAGCCGCTCGTGAACGCATGGGAGGCCGGCCACTATATGGCGATGGGCATGGCCGCCAACCGTTCCGCCCGCCGCGACGGCGAACTGACTCCGGTTCAGGACTGGGGATTCGCACCCGAATTCTGATTTTCCTCCCGATTTTTCCGTCATAACCGGCTTGACTTTTCCGGAAAGCCGGTTATTTTATATTTAAACATATAAACAATTGTTTAATCGTTGAATCAGGGAGAGGCCGATGGCAATGCAGGAAACACCCGTATGCAGCTGTACCGTAATTCATGAGGATGCAGTTCAAGCGGTAAAAAAACAGCTCGATTCGGAGCTGATGCTCGCGCGCATGGCGGAAATGTTCAAGGTGCTGGGGGATGCGACCCGGCTGGGAATCATCAACGCGCTTTTGCTCTCGGAGCTCTGCGCCTGCGACATCGCGGCGATCATGCGGATGAGCCAGCCTGCCGTGGCGCATCATCTGAAAATTCTGCGGCAGACCCGCCTGGTGAAATGCCGCAAGGTGGGAAAAGTGGTTTATTATTCGCTGTGCGACGGGCATGTCGGCATGCTTTTCGACCAGTGCCAGACTCATGTGAGGGAAGAATGAAGCAGGTTTTCTACATTCGCAACCTTGCCTGTGCGGAGTGCGCCGGCAAGATCGAGGCCGGAGCCCATCGGCTTCCGGGGGTCCGCAGCGCCCGGCTGAACTTCGCTTCCGGCCGGATTGCGCTTGAACTCGACGACCGCTCCGCCGAACGGAAGGTGCGGGACGGGCTGGCCCGGCTGGTCCGGCAGATCGAGCCCGATGCCGAACTGCACGATGCGGAGGAGCACGCTCATGCTCACGACCATGCGCATCCGTCCGGGATACTGCCCCTGATCGTGATCGGCATCTCGGCGGCGGCGTTCGCGGCAGGCTGGATCTGCTCGGCATACGACCTCCCGAAACCGGTGTCGACCGGATTGTTCGTCGCCGTCTACCTGCTCTCCGGCTGGCGGGTGCTGCTGACCGCGTTCCGCCATCTGTTCACACGCGATCTCTTCGACGAGAATCTGCTGATGACACTGGCCACGTTCGGCGCGTGGGCGGTCGGCGAATCCGCCGAAGCGGCGGCCGTCATGCTTTTCTTCCACATCGGAGAATATTTTCAGGCGCTGGCGGTCGAACGCTCGCGGCGGTCGATTGCGGAACTGATGGATATCCGTCCCGATTTCGCCAATCTGCTGAAAGACGGCACGGTCAATGTGGTCGCGCCGGAAGCAGTCGAGCCCGGCGACCGGATTCTCGTCCGCCCCGGGGAGCGTGTGCCGCTTGACGGCGTGGTCCGCTCCGGCTCCTCGCAGCTCGACACGGCGGCGCTGACCGGCGAATCGAAGCCGCGCCGCATCAATGCCGGAGATGCGGTCCTGAGCGGGACGATCAACCTCTCCGGCGTGCTGGAAATCGAAGTGACCGCCCGCAGTGCCGATTCGACGGTCAGCCGGATTCTGGCCGAAGTCGAAAATGCCGCAAACCGCAAGTCGAAGAGCGAAAACTTCATCACCCGTTTCGCCAGAATCTACACACCGGCGGTTTTCGGCGCGGCGATTCTGCTCGCCGTGCTTCCTCCGCTTCTCGCCGGTGCGGCGTGGGGTGTCTGGATTTACCGCGCGCTGGTCTTTCTCGTGATCTCCTGCCCGTGCGCGCTGGTGATCTCGGTGCCGCTTTCGTTCTTCGCCGGAATCGGCGGGGCGTCGCGCCGCGGCATCCTGTTCAAAGGCGGCAACTACCTCGAGACGCTGGCCAGCGTCAAAGCGATTGCGTTCGATAAAACCGGCACGCTGACGCAGGGCCGGTTCGAAGTGCGCGAAGTGTTCCCGGCGGCAGGGGCCGATCCGGACCGGCTGCTTGAGCTCGCTGCGCATGCGGAGCTCAGCTCGAGCCATCCGATCGCGCCCTCGCTGCGCAAAGCCTGGCCGGGAGCGGTCGATCCCGGCCGCGTCGGTGCGGCCGAGG from Victivallis lenta includes these protein-coding regions:
- a CDS encoding Gfo/Idh/MocA family oxidoreductase, producing the protein MGISIGLVGLGSFGSAFAQLFKAHPLVDRVAFCDCEPERIRKFAEDPFFADKFNPRDAYGSLDEICASDLDALVVITQPWLHAPQCIQAMESGKEVYSAVPLTCLPDSDEVLDWCGRIIETSKRTGRHYMLGETTCFRPQAMFCRRKALAGEFGDFVYAEGEYMHDVDSACSLREVMRRRTAGRIGSEWPAKEEQYARSGKLSTPMNYPTHSVSGPVFCMGTRARKVAAFGWRNRTGDSYFRHDEFSNVTALFELANGASMRVAEMRELAGQISPLENETFRIIGTRGSFSENVWYYNGRTDETDAIRPEQRTRYTDAELFDPLPPEVREAFLTVQNRSSGDLQNRDFVPQGHGGSHPYLVHEFVTSVYERRQPLVNAWEAGHYMAMGMAANRSARRDGELTPVQDWGFAPEF
- a CDS encoding ArsR/SmtB family transcription factor → MAMQETPVCSCTVIHEDAVQAVKKQLDSELMLARMAEMFKVLGDATRLGIINALLLSELCACDIAAIMRMSQPAVAHHLKILRQTRLVKCRKVGKVVYYSLCDGHVGMLFDQCQTHVREE
- a CDS encoding heavy metal translocating P-type ATPase yields the protein MKQVFYIRNLACAECAGKIEAGAHRLPGVRSARLNFASGRIALELDDRSAERKVRDGLARLVRQIEPDAELHDAEEHAHAHDHAHPSGILPLIVIGISAAAFAAGWICSAYDLPKPVSTGLFVAVYLLSGWRVLLTAFRHLFTRDLFDENLLMTLATFGAWAVGESAEAAAVMLFFHIGEYFQALAVERSRRSIAELMDIRPDFANLLKDGTVNVVAPEAVEPGDRILVRPGERVPLDGVVRSGSSQLDTAALTGESKPRRINAGDAVLSGTINLSGVLEIEVTARSADSTVSRILAEVENAANRKSKSENFITRFARIYTPAVFGAAILLAVLPPLLAGAAWGVWIYRALVFLVISCPCALVISVPLSFFAGIGGASRRGILFKGGNYLETLASVKAIAFDKTGTLTQGRFEVREVFPAAGADPDRLLELAAHAELSSSHPIAPSLRKAWPGAVDPGRVGAAEEIAGRGIRATVDGSEIRAGSRLLLEEAGIAVPEIRAEGTLIYLAEGTRYLGCVAIADALKPDAVSAMKELRRCGVDRLILLTGDNRETAERVARQLGIDEVRAELLPTGKVACLEEIMKHLKPDEKLAFVGDGINDAPVLSRADVGIAMGGLGSDAAVESADVVLMTDEPSRIAPAIRIARRTLGIVRGNIALALGIKGAVLLAGAFGFVSMWGAVFADVGVTLLAILNALRALGGVKSR